The Brachionichthys hirsutus isolate HB-005 chromosome 17, CSIRO-AGI_Bhir_v1, whole genome shotgun sequence genome segment gtttgctgaccaacagggggcaacagtggtgaaaaagctgttaaaacaattagctagcaccaacctgtcggtctggagcgaaccacttgagttaatgcagatattactggtttttgtttggagtctgttgctgcagcctaattgttttagggcctcccacagtttttgggggttgcttttgtttgcctcaatgttctcatttaagaaattctttctGGCactttttatcattttgttaacctcattgcgtagttttctgcttttttcaagtagttcctcattgttggtttttctgtactcagagtaacatttgtttctgagcttgatggcattcaatattttccccttcatccaaggttctgtacgggttctgacccgaacagctgttatgggaCCTGGTCTttctttaaatctgcatttctatCTTAttgattacagacagaaatgcagatttaaaggaagaccaggtcccctcgacagaggcggagtttaaagcatcagaccaatcagtttcctccagcgctgttgttagagcttctggggagtaatgcttcatggttctgcagttgatCGTGGTgtgacaatgggctgcaggtctatgaatttttcgagtgcagaagatcatgttgtgatcacttagactgcactcgatgacaccactgtttttgattctagatttgtccgatgtcaggattaggtctatgatggttctagaggtggtgcttacccttgtaaattgctgaatcagctgggtaaagttatgcagattacagaagctgctgaaggatttgaaagtcggggtgtctttctgaaggacattggtgttacaatctcctatcagaatgacctccgagcttcccaagccgatcacatgtttctccaataaatcatagaatgaattttggtctgggggtctgtacactgcgccaatgaccagaggtttagctctgggataaatgatctttacccagacagactctgtgtctgttcctagttctggtagaacggtgaagttgaggtctgatctaacgtagatgcagaccccgcccccatgacggtccctgtccttcctgataacagtgtatcccttaatctcaatctcagtgtctttacaagaatcatccagtttggtttcagaaaaggagagaattccagccttaccgttgccaaacatcgatgttaactcggacatcttggactTGCATGTTAATGatcatgaatgtgtgttgtCCACGGGAAGCGCGTAGTGGTATTTATGTCATGTATGTTTCCTTCTGTTTGACCTGCTGTCCCGTTTCTGTTTAGGGACCTCTGGGGGGTCCTACCGCTGTCACCCAGACCTGGCCTATGGGGAGGAGAGTGATAAGGTAAGCCCTGCACCCAGTACCAGCAGGAGGTCCACCGGGTCCTCCAGTAATCATGTGTAGTTGTTAGATCCTTGATCAAATGGTTCTTCTGCACCTCATCTTTACGTTTTCTGGGTGGTACCAGTGTGTTCTTCTTTGGTTTATTGGTGGTTGGAAACAGCCTGTAGCTGTGCTACTGCCACCCGCTGGCCACAATAGTGCGTTACTTCTAGGGACTGCTCGGCCTCCGTACGCTGGACTGGAACCGGCCACCCTCCAGTTTCCACACTAAGGCCCCATGGACTGGACCGGACTATTTTAACAGTCCGAACACATGAAAACTGAAACATGGAGTAAACGGAAGCCATTCTGTTCTGTCGTCAGATTTGAATTTAGAAACATCCAGAAAATCCAGCAGACATATGTCAAATTGGAACTGCATAGATTTTCACACATGTTGAATTGTGTGCCCTTGCACACGTGACACGAGTCCGGAGATATTgtatcaatttaattttatttctataacaccagatcataacagaaagtcatcaagggactttacaggattagcagggaaagacagaacccaacttgacccaaaagagcaagaactttggagacggaggcaaggaaaaacttccctttaacaggcagaaaccttgtgGGGGAGAAAAAAGGGGGAGGAGACTAAAAACATGGAGGGGCATTGCTAATGATTTTACCTCCAGCTGTGGGACTAGGTGtgggggaggaagggaggaacaGTAGCAGAGGAAACAACAAGAACATGGGGGTTATGGGAAGCATGGGTGTAAAAATTAATGAATGTAGAAGAAAATGAGCAGATTATGAAAGCAGAGAcgcgcgtgcatgtgtgtgtgtgtgtgtccttttgtctggttgtgttttcttcctttttctggCTTTAGCATAAAGATGTTTGAACCAGATATGTGAGTTTAAACATGTGACACAACAGGGACTTTCTGAGgcatgctgctgcaggacacacacagacacacacacctttgccTGACTGCTCCCCCTTCCTACTAATGCGGGCAGACAGACCCATCAAGCTTTCATACTAATGGGCGATAGTCTGCCTGTGTGCAgacggtgtttgtgtgtttacctgtgtgtgtttgcctgtgtGTCACTCCTGTCTGATAACTCCTTGTCATGTCCCATCAGATTTCAGGTCGGGTTCTGGGACTGGGCAAAAACCATAAGAAATGACGGCTCATGGtagacggccatctgtctgacctgctgggttgagaaagagagagagagagagagagagaataacaggtcggagacgagtcaaaaacaaggagatggatagggaagcgatagcaagacagagcaggagcagacaaaaacaagatgaataagactggaaatgctaatgccggcgaagtggacatcagcggtgagggccacaggtccaggttctgcagcaccacggacctCCTTGTTCTCATGCGGTTTCTAAGAACACTCATTCAGTAATGAAAATAATCCCTGAATGGATGGACCTGAAGAACACCCGGTGACACTTGGATCAAACCACGAATCAGAGACACGCCCGTCATCATGATTTACATGCTGTGTTTAAAATACTGGCAGACACaccctttgtgtgtttgttgtgtaaCCCAGTTTGTTTCTGTCCAAGCCTCACCTGTTCTTCATCTCCACCCCTCTTCTGATCTCAGTCTTCTGTCATTGCTCCACATCCGGCAGAGCTAAAGGGAAtcattgttgtttgtgttgaTCAACGGCCGGGCAGCGCTGCTCAGGTCCGCTGCAGGCCTGAATCCAGGCCTCTGATAGGCCATCCCATGGTTCCAGTACCTTGATTCCCAGGTGAAGGACCTGCTGGGTTTAAATCAGGACCACTGTCAGTGCACCGTGTTTCTGCGAGCAACACGTTAACTTCCGTCAACACCTCCAGTTTTCCTCTTTTTATCCCCCCCTTTCCAGAGTGCGGATAGCCCCAGTCCGAAGTGCCAGAGACTGTCCAGCCAATCTGTCTTGGAACAGATAACCTCCTCAGTGCCACCACCATCCACCCCATCTCCCCCCATCCGGCCCTGGGAGTTAGTCCCCCCGGGCAGAAGACTACCCCACCCTCATGCGCTCTACCACCAGGAGAGATGCCTGACTCCTGCTCAGCTCAGACACAGGTAGGATGATGCTCTGCTGTTCTGACAGCGCCTGAACCTATACCGCCACCTGGTGCTCGGCCAGCGCTCGGCCACCAGGTGGCGGTATAGTGTTGAGGCtccggtgacatcacagctttCAGTGGAGTAGTTTTTTGTCAGGTTACGTGTTGACAGCTAACATGGAACACCTTCAGAGGTTTGGTTTGGCCCCCATGGCTCCCAGATATAAAACTCACCCTCTGTCCCCCGTTCTAGCCCACCAGCAAGGCGTCAGCGAGGCCGTCTTTCCAGACCCCCCTGGCACATGCCCCCACATCATCACCCTGCAGCGCAAGGGCCTGCACCCCAGCTGCAGGATGAGAACTTCCACCATGACGGCCACCACGCTGCACCCCAGACccacccagcacacacacccagTGCCTATGGCCTGCCTCCCACAGATGGCGGTGGGGGGGCAGATTTGGAGGAGCCCCGAGCCTTCCAGCCCCCAACATTGTCACCGCGACTACTGCATCCTGCTTCACACCACCACCATCAGCAGCCGCAGCCGCAACCAGGTGTCCTGGTTCTGGACCTGCATGAACAGGTTGGTCGGCAAACAgaccataccccccccccccccccctccggtgcCCCCACTAGTGTGTGTTAACGCTGGTGTGTTTCCTCCCCAGCTGCAGCCGGCCAGTGTCCCAGTGTCTTACACAGTGACCCAAGTACCTCCCCATGGACTGCCAGCGCCACTGTGCAGCAGCCAACACCTTCCCCCCACCTGCTCCTCACAGCAGGTTCCTACCTGCAGCGTAGTGTTCAGCACCGGACAGCACTACCACCCGGTAAGCTGTATGGCTGTGTGTAGGACTGTTTGTAggactgtgtgtctgtaggactgtgtgtttgtgtgtgtgtaggactgtttgtagggctgtgtgtgtgtaggactgtttgcaggactgtgtgtgtgtaggactgtgtgtttgtgtgtgtgtaggactgtttgtagggctgtgtgtgtgtaggactgtttgtaggactgtgtgtgtgtaggactgtttgcaggactgtgtgtctgtaggaCTGTTTGCAggactgtgtgtctgtaggactgtgtgtttgtgtgtgtgtaggactgtttgtagggctgtgtgtgtaggactgtttgtaagactgtgtgtttgtaggattttgtgtgtgtaggactgttTGTAGGACTGTTTGTAGGACTGTGTGTAGGACTGTTTGTAAAACTGTGTGCTTTtaggattttgtgtgtgtaggactgttTGGAGGACTTTGTGTCtgtaggactgtgtgtgtgtgtaggactgtttgtaagactgtgtgtgtgtaggactgttTGTAGGACTGTGTGAGCGTAtgactgtgtgtctgtaggactgtgtgtgtgtaggactgtttgcaggaatgtgtgtgtgtgtaggactgtttgtaggactgtgtgtctgtaggactgtttgtaggactgtttgtaggattttgtgtgtgtaggactgtgtgtgtgtaggactgtttgtaggattgtgtgtgtgtaggactgtttgtaggactgtgtgtgtgtgtgtgtaggactgtttgtaggattttgtgtgtgtaggactgttTGTAGGATTTTGTGTGTAGGACTGTTtgtaggactgtgtgtgtgtgtaggactgttTGTAGGACTGTGGGTGTAGGACTGTTTGTAGGACTGTTTGTaagattgtgtgtttgtaggaTTTTGCGTGTGTAGGACTGTTtgtaggactgtgtgtgtgtgtaggactgtttgtaaaactgtttttaggattttgtgtgtgtaggactgtttgcaggactgtgtgtgtctgtaggacTGTTTTTAAGACTTTGTGTTTGtaggattttgtgtgtgtaggactgttTGTAAGACTGTGCGTGTCGGACTGTTTGTAGGACTTTGTATGTGTAGGACTGTTTGTAGGACAGAGAGCTTGTTAGTCCCTCAGCTCGATGCTGCCAACCTGTGGCTGAATTTGGTACGGCTGTCACCACGGTCAGACTTCCTTCTCTCATACCTCTGGTCTACTTTTCAAGATGCTCCAGGCGTGTTCCATGCAGCATTTGCCGGTGCCCTATGCTTTCCCCTCGCTGCTGTCCAGCAACCCCCAGTTCTTGCTGCCCCACCCTCACCACCCACCCCATCTCCCCACACCGGGACACTTCCTGCCTTTCCAGACGCAACAGCCCCGATCGGTAAGTCAGTGATTCAAATCAGCCTGTTTGTCTACACAgctccttctttttttaaatgtctaatgatgtcatcagagcgTAGACCAATTGTAccaatgatgatgtcatgttcTGTGTCCCAGTTATTGTCCACTAACTCCTGCTGTCCTCTCAGCCCTTACAGAGGATTGAAAATGAGGTTGAGCTCCTGGGAGAGCAGCTttcagtaggggggggggcttcagctACACCCACCAACACCAACCTCCCGCCACCCTTCCGCCTTCCACGCCACTTCAGTTCCTCTCACACCATGATTCCTTGTCGCAGGATTTCTTTACAGTGGTGAGGACGTGACATCATCAGTATGATGTCACCATCGGACTGAGATTTGGTCCTTGATGGATAATGTGATTTGCTGCTCTTCATCACAGCCCTATCCCCACTTCATGCCTTGCCGGTTGACGAGCCGCTGTTACCGCTCCCAGCAGGCCGTGCCTCCGTCACCTTACCACCCCAGCTTCCTGCCTTACTTCTTGTGAGTGTTGTTCACTTAGTGTCTTCGACACATCTGTGCCACCTAATTAAGTTTGTCTTCTACATGCAGGTCAATGCTTCCTGTGCCCCCTAATGTGGCCCCCACCATCAGTCTAGAGCTGGATGTTGGCGATGGAGAGGTGGAGAACTATGAGGTGGGGCCATCTGCTGCTTGGACAGTCATCATGTTGGCAACGTTCACACTAGGAATTTTAATACAGATGGACACAGGTCTGCTGACAGCATGTCCACATGTCCTGTTGAACCATGCTGGCCCCCAGCTTCCACGCTACTGTTCCCTTACCTGTCTGACCCTTTAGGCCCTGCTGAACCTCGCAGAACGCCTCGGAGAGGCCAAACCCCGCTGCCTGACGAAAGCAGATATAGAACAGCTGCCATCGTACCGGTTCAACCCCAACAACCATCAGTCTGATCAGATGCTGTGAGAACCCTCCTCCTCTGCGCCGGTGTGGCAGGTGGCTGTAGGCTGATACTCTGCACTAACATGCTGTTGTATCCCTTACAGGTGtgtggtgtgtatgtgtgactTTGCGTCTCGCCAGCTTGTCAGGGTCTTACCCTGTAATCATGAATTCCACGCCAAGTGTGTCGACAAGTGGCTGAAGGTGAGTTTAATAAAAACCAGTCAGGTGTGTGTTTACGGTGGTGCACCGTTGTATTGGTGCAGATTTTATTTGCTTCCTGGAGAAGTTCCAGTCCAGATCCAGTTCTTCTCCTGGATGGATCTAAATGAccagattcatttttattttcttgtttcacACTCTTCTCTTCCTGTGTTTCTCTTCCAGGCCAACAGGACCTGTCCTATCTGCCGAGCTGATGCCTCTGAAGCCCAGCGGGATTCTGAGTGACCTCATGTTGATCCCTGACCCCACAATCAGTCTCCTGGATGCACCAACTGATCACATGCCTCTCAGATACTGGGACCAGGACTCCTTAACCTGATTCCTGTTGGATTCCCAGGATCTCTAAAGCTGGACTCCTTCTGTTTTTGGACTCTTACCTCCCACTGCTCTGCCTTCTGCTCCTCACTGTGAATGGCCTTTGAAACACAGACAGTGTTGTGTACAGGTGGACAATATGGGTGCTTTTCTAAAGTGTGATGTTAGCCCATAATAGCGGAGTTGACTTGTTGGTAATGCCCAGAGGGACTAACATATATTAGGAAGAACTGGCCTCCTAAAATTGATCATTTTGTATTCTGGTCAGAATGAAGCAGCATATTTTGATCTCCAGTCTCTCTTACTGCACTTGATACGAGAGCAGGTGAAGAGGATGGCTCGTGttcatgtctctctctttcttcatgGCTTCCTCAGTATGAGAAGAGTCTGAGCTGAGATAAAGATGCTGTAGACTGTATGAAGATGAGAACATGCTTTATTGTCCCTGTGGGTCCTTATTGGTCCGATGCCTCCATTCAGCAGCCGGTGGTTCCGGTGGATTTGGATGCTGCACTGATGGCTGAAGAGATCTGTGAGGTCCCATTCACCCACTGTGTGACCGAGGTCTGGGCTCCTAATAATGCTCCGCCTCTCTCAGGCCTGTGCTCGTCTGTAACCTCCAACGGTACAGCAGGTACCACGAGCATCTCCAGTGTCAGCATCACAGCTTTGATGAAGTCCCTTCAGAGGGCCTGAAGGTCCTACCTTTGTTTGATGTTGGTACACTAACGATTACCTCAGTCCCATTATTTGTCTTCAGTCTTTTGTTCATCTTTTCAGTACGAGATTTGTGTTGTTCgaatattttccttttcaaaCTCTGTCATTAAAATGGTGTCAGTAGTTTCTATATGTATTTTATCTGTAACCAaaatcatttgaaatatttgtacattttgtatGAGAATTATGACTAGTAATCCTTTATTAAGTAGTACAATGAGTTTTTTACAAGCTTACCACGTCTTTAGGATTTCAAAGGCTGGTTcaataataaatgtataaacATTATCTTCTAGCAAGGTGtttccatttcttttctcttcaATCAGGCTGAGAGCATCTCCATGGAGACAAGTCATTCTAGTTCTTTAATCCAGGTAGCATGCTCCATTGAGCAGCTCACATGACCTCTGACACCATTCACACATGCTGTCGTTTTTAAAGTCATtcgggcagcatggtggcgtagtgggtggCGCTGGGGAAAGCAAGGTTGcatcctttctgtgaggagttggcatgttctccgggttctccaccACCAAAGACGTGCAACACGGTTGAGCTGGAGATGATCATCTCTGCTACAACCCGAGAGGCTTTAGTGGTTAATGTTAAAGTGTTGCTgttaattaacatttaaaacatttttttggtgTGTTCATTCTTGGCGTGCTGCTACGacaaaaaataatcaatgcTGGAAGTTTAAATGGGGAAAAGTCATGTTGAATTAAACTCCCACCTGATCCCTCTGACACAGGAAGTTGATGTTCAGGGAACTTTTGATCTGTCCATGTTCATCACACAGCAGCTACCAGCATCTGGAATGCCCGGGGGCTTAAATCTATTTCATTAATAATGAGCATgggaacttctcctcctctaactcacctcctacctgtggagcgtaagaacttctcctcctcctctaactcacctcctacctgtggagcgtaagaacttctccttctcctctaactcacctcctacctgtggagcgtaagaacttctccttctcctctaactcacctcctacctgtggagcataagaacttctcctcctcctctaactcacctcctacctgtggagcgtaagaacttctcct includes the following:
- the LOC137906623 gene encoding LOW QUALITY PROTEIN: E3 ubiquitin-protein ligase RNF38-like (The sequence of the model RefSeq protein was modified relative to this genomic sequence to represent the inferred CDS: deleted 2 bases in 1 codon) — its product is MSGHRFGTLKRDNYIGTSGGSYRCHPDLAYGEESDKSADSPSPKCQRLSSQSVLEQITSSVPPPSTPSPPIRPWELVPPGRRLPHPHALYHQERCLTPAQLRHSPPARRQRGRLSRPPWHMPPHHHPAAQGPAPQLQDENFHHDGHHAAPQTHPAHTPSAYGLPPTDGGGGADLEEPRAFQPPTLSPRLLHPASHHHHQQPQPQPGVLVLDLHEQLQPASVPVSYTVTQVPPHGLPAPLCSSQHLPPTCSSQQVPTCSVVFSTGQHYHPMLQACSMQHLPVPYAFPSLLSSNPQFLLPHPHHPPHLPTPGHFLPFQTQQPRSPLQRIENEVELLGEQLSVGGGFSYTHQHQPPATLPPSTPLQFLSHHDSLSQDFFTVPYPHFMPCRLTSRCYRSQQAVPPSPYHPSFLPYFLSMLPVPPNVAPTISLELDVGDGEVENYEALLNLAERLGEAKPRCLTKADIEQLPSYRFNPNNHQSDQMLCVVCMCDFASRQLVRVLPCNHEFHAKCVDKWLKANRTCPICRADASEAQRDSE